In Dehalogenimonas etheniformans, one genomic interval encodes:
- a CDS encoding ABC transporter permease, with translation MTAFTKLLVANFRMFVRDRTALFFTFAFPLIFIGLFGMVFGGSNSVNYKIGLVQEDTSIISQHMADAFKQIPIFTVSEDTLDNSLNSLKKGDLSAVVVIPAGTDATINSGSAAAITLYHDPSQTATAQVILPVMQQFVDQFNRQITQAPVAVTLTEKSILSSNLRFIDFFVPGILGMSIMQSGLFGVLPLIEWREKKVLKRLGVTPLSRSTVVTSQLVFRLGIVVLQSAVILAVAKFGYRVPILGNWFLLLGLIMLGTLLFVALGYVVGARVKTVEGANPIVQLISFPMMFLSGIFWPVDIMPAFIKPVVTAMPLTYLGDGLRQVMVESTPLYPLGVDILVMFAWLAVCMLVTVRLFKWE, from the coding sequence CTTTCCCCTTGATCTTTATTGGGCTCTTCGGAATGGTCTTCGGTGGAAGCAACTCGGTCAACTACAAAATCGGCCTCGTCCAGGAAGATACATCAATTATCAGCCAGCACATGGCGGATGCCTTCAAACAGATCCCCATTTTTACGGTATCCGAAGACACTCTAGATAATTCCCTTAATTCCTTGAAAAAGGGCGATCTTTCGGCGGTTGTTGTAATTCCCGCCGGTACTGATGCGACTATTAACAGCGGTAGTGCCGCAGCAATTACTCTTTACCATGACCCGTCACAAACTGCCACGGCACAGGTGATTCTACCGGTGATGCAGCAGTTTGTGGATCAGTTCAATCGGCAGATTACTCAAGCACCGGTTGCTGTAACTTTGACCGAAAAATCGATCCTTTCAAGCAATCTGCGTTTTATCGACTTTTTCGTACCTGGTATCCTCGGCATGTCAATAATGCAGAGTGGACTCTTCGGCGTGCTGCCGCTTATCGAATGGCGCGAGAAGAAGGTACTGAAACGGCTTGGGGTAACGCCTCTGTCCCGTAGTACCGTGGTTACCAGCCAGTTGGTTTTCCGCCTCGGAATCGTCGTCTTACAATCCGCGGTGATTCTTGCTGTGGCCAAATTTGGCTATCGTGTTCCCATCCTTGGGAACTGGTTTTTGCTCTTGGGCCTCATTATGCTTGGCACTCTGCTTTTTGTGGCTCTGGGTTATGTAGTTGGAGCACGAGTTAAAACGGTAGAAGGTGCAAACCCCATCGTCCAGTTGATTTCCTTCCCGATGATGTTCCTTTCCGGCATATTCTGGCCAGTTGATATCATGCCTGCCTTCATCAAGCCGGTGGTTACAGCCATGCCTCTGACTTACCTTGGAGACGGCCTGCGGCAAGTTATGGTTGAATCGACCCCGTTATATCCTCTAGGAGTCGATATCCTGGTAATGTTCGCTTGGTTAGCGGTGTGCATGCTCGTCACCGTCCGGCTTTTCAAGTGGGAATGA
- the queA gene encoding tRNA preQ1(34) S-adenosylmethionine ribosyltransferase-isomerase QueA yields MKTSDFDYNLPLELIAQTPVDPRDSSKLLVLDRFRRGIEHRCFSDIIDYLRPGDALVFNDSRVIPARLFGIKKGTGAHVEALLLLRRAYGEWQALIKPAKRLNIGTVVNLCDRSGNPTSSTFEIISKSDDGTALIRLTDEEHLTDLGILALPPYIHHQLTESEAERYQTVYSRVAGSVAAPTAGLHFTPELLKAIEKKGVKLLFVTLHIGLDTFRPVKEEDPAFHPIHREYAILPSETAQAINDVKASSGRVFGVGTSTVRTLEWAAMTQGLPLKEFEGWVELFILPGFHFQVIDHLITNFHLPRGTPLMLASAFVGRETLKQAYQEAVDEQYRFYSFGDSMLIH; encoded by the coding sequence TTGAAAACCTCAGATTTTGACTATAATCTCCCGCTTGAGTTAATTGCTCAAACTCCCGTCGACCCGCGAGATTCATCCAAGTTACTAGTCCTTGACCGGTTTAGAAGAGGAATCGAACACAGGTGTTTTTCAGATATTATCGATTACTTGCGACCGGGTGATGCTCTTGTCTTCAATGATTCGAGAGTGATTCCAGCCCGGTTGTTTGGAATTAAAAAGGGTACCGGTGCTCACGTTGAAGCATTGTTGCTACTTCGGCGCGCGTACGGCGAGTGGCAGGCTCTTATTAAACCCGCCAAGCGGCTTAACATTGGGACTGTAGTAAATCTATGCGATAGGTCGGGAAATCCAACCTCCTCTACGTTCGAAATCATCTCTAAATCAGATGATGGTACCGCTCTTATTCGATTAACCGATGAAGAACATTTGACTGATCTGGGTATCTTAGCCTTACCTCCCTACATTCATCATCAATTGACTGAATCTGAGGCTGAACGCTATCAAACAGTATACAGCCGGGTAGCCGGCAGCGTGGCAGCGCCAACCGCAGGTTTGCATTTCACGCCGGAACTGTTGAAAGCCATCGAAAAAAAAGGAGTGAAGCTACTGTTCGTGACGCTTCATATTGGCCTGGACACTTTCCGTCCGGTCAAAGAAGAGGATCCAGCGTTTCACCCAATTCACCGCGAGTATGCGATCTTACCCAGTGAAACCGCACAAGCTATAAACGATGTGAAGGCATCAAGCGGCAGGGTTTTTGGTGTCGGAACGTCTACCGTCAGGACCCTGGAATGGGCGGCGATGACTCAAGGATTGCCGTTAAAAGAATTCGAGGGTTGGGTCGAGCTGTTCATATTGCCTGGTTTCCATTTTCAGGTAATCGATCATTTGATCACCAACTTCCACCTTCCGCGCGGTACTCCACTCATGCTTGCATCGGCATTTGTCGGTCGGGAAACCTTAAAACAAGCTTACCAGGAAGCGGTCGACGAGCAGTATCGGTTTTATAGCTTCGGGGACAGTATGCTCATTCACTGA
- the surE gene encoding 5'/3'-nucleotidase SurE yields MKILLSNDDGIHSAGLWILANHLNQVDSVTIVAPDREQSATGTSVTLRHPLRISKVASQLDGVECWATEGLPGDAVILGLEHVLEKPVDLVVSGINNGPNVGDDVLISGTVGAALQAYLRNVPAIAISTFNIESTNHETPARLAAIIAADIASGRLTGDIFLNINTPDIPLDRIKGVRLCHLAHKTHIDTVKEGHDGRREFYWLVRSKLDFEAEAGTDIKAIEQNCISVTELHTNLFRKPPIATLEILCNEWFHTLKEDR; encoded by the coding sequence GTGAAAATACTCCTTTCCAATGACGACGGCATTCATTCAGCCGGGCTTTGGATCCTGGCTAACCATTTGAATCAGGTTGATTCGGTCACCATCGTTGCGCCGGATAGAGAGCAGAGCGCCACCGGGACTTCCGTCACTCTGCGGCATCCCCTGCGAATCAGCAAAGTTGCCTCCCAGCTTGATGGCGTAGAGTGCTGGGCTACAGAGGGTCTTCCCGGGGACGCGGTCATACTGGGACTGGAACATGTCCTGGAAAAACCGGTGGACTTGGTGGTCTCAGGTATCAACAACGGACCAAACGTTGGCGATGATGTTCTGATCTCCGGCACCGTCGGAGCGGCATTGCAGGCTTACCTCCGGAACGTACCGGCTATTGCCATTTCTACCTTCAACATCGAATCCACCAACCACGAGACTCCGGCTCGGCTGGCAGCCATCATCGCCGCCGATATCGCTTCCGGCAGATTGACCGGTGACATCTTCCTGAACATCAACACCCCAGATATCCCGCTTGATCGGATCAAGGGTGTTCGATTGTGCCACCTGGCGCATAAGACCCACATAGATACGGTTAAGGAAGGCCACGACGGCCGCCGTGAGTTTTACTGGCTGGTGCGCAGTAAGCTAGATTTTGAAGCTGAGGCTGGTACAGATATCAAAGCCATCGAGCAAAATTGCATATCAGTCACCGAACTTCACACCAATCTGTTCCGAAAGCCTCCGATAGCGACGCTCGAAATCCTTTGCAACGAATGGTTTCACACGCTCAAAGAAGACCGATAA
- a CDS encoding Rieske (2Fe-2S) protein, which translates to MATFDIGSKDELRNGTMAGKTAGGQQILVANIDGQFYAMGDVCTHMGVCNLSEGFLDSDQVECYCHGSIFNVKTGQVVSGPATTPEPVYPVTIHGDRLFVDIQ; encoded by the coding sequence ATGGCTACTTTTGACATCGGCTCCAAGGATGAATTAAGAAATGGAACCATGGCCGGGAAAACAGCCGGAGGACAGCAAATCCTCGTTGCCAACATTGACGGTCAGTTTTATGCGATGGGCGACGTTTGCACCCATATGGGTGTCTGTAATTTGTCCGAAGGATTTCTCGATAGCGATCAGGTTGAGTGTTATTGCCACGGCTCGATTTTCAATGTGAAAACCGGACAAGTTGTAAGTGGTCCGGCGACGACTCCAGAGCCGGTCTATCCCGTAACGATTCATGGGGACCGATTATTTGTTGATATCCAATAG
- a CDS encoding DUF488 family protein: MDIRTIPRSRHNPQFNQETLPDWSKTEGVEYAHLTGLGGLKHASPDSINTGWLNASFRGFADYMQTGALTEALNQPIEITNRKLPVLMCAEMLPWRCHRSLIADALVIRGYAVKHI; this comes from the coding sequence TTGGATATTCGTACCATTCCAAGGTCGCGCCATAATCCGCAGTTCAATCAGGAAACGCTTCCGGATTGGTCGAAAACGGAAGGAGTAGAGTATGCCCACTTGACCGGGCTTGGAGGACTGAAGCATGCGAGCCCTGACTCTATCAATACCGGCTGGCTCAACGCCAGTTTCAGAGGATTTGCGGATTACATGCAAACCGGTGCGCTTACGGAGGCCCTTAACCAACCTATAGAGATCACTAATCGGAAATTGCCGGTGTTGATGTGTGCCGAAATGTTGCCTTGGCGTTGCCACCGTTCGCTAATTGCTGACGCCTTGGTGATACGAGGCTATGCCGTCAAACATATCTGA
- a CDS encoding Rossmann-like and DUF2520 domain-containing protein has product MACNSQRIGIIGAGKVGNALAVALIKAGYSVNAVSSRTISSAYKLADKLPSAVVFESPKEIATVCDLIFITTPDSAIRDVATSISSRSGLMVSHVAASVSLSVLDGLREDGAITGVFHPLQAISSKNSEILPGITFAIEAEEPLFSLLQQIASRLGGRTVELKENDRVFYHASAIIASNYLVALVNTAAELWQGFGTKEQAIRALMPLIRGTLDNIEQIGIPECLTGPISRGDKETIKAHLMLLQESAPRTLDMYKLLGLNTIPLALYKGSIDQAKATELKELLETNS; this is encoded by the coding sequence ATGGCATGCAATTCACAAAGAATCGGAATAATTGGAGCCGGCAAGGTCGGCAATGCACTGGCCGTCGCCCTGATAAAAGCCGGTTATTCTGTCAATGCTGTTTCCAGCCGTACCATTTCTTCGGCATACAAGTTGGCAGATAAACTCCCATCCGCCGTTGTTTTCGAGAGCCCAAAAGAAATAGCTACCGTCTGTGACCTTATCTTCATAACAACTCCGGATTCGGCAATCAGAGATGTCGCTACTTCTATTTCTTCCCGGTCCGGCTTGATGGTTAGCCATGTAGCCGCCTCAGTATCTCTCTCAGTCCTCGATGGTTTAAGGGAAGATGGGGCTATAACCGGAGTGTTTCATCCGCTTCAGGCAATCAGTTCCAAAAATTCAGAAATCTTGCCAGGAATCACCTTCGCTATTGAAGCCGAAGAGCCTCTGTTTAGTTTACTTCAGCAAATAGCATCCAGGCTAGGCGGACGTACCGTTGAACTCAAAGAAAATGACCGGGTTTTTTACCATGCCTCAGCAATTATCGCATCAAACTACCTTGTAGCCCTAGTCAATACCGCTGCGGAATTATGGCAGGGTTTTGGAACCAAAGAGCAGGCAATACGGGCGTTGATGCCGCTAATAAGGGGAACTCTCGATAACATCGAACAAATTGGAATACCGGAATGCCTCACCGGGCCGATTTCGCGAGGTGATAAGGAGACGATCAAGGCGCATTTAATGTTATTACAAGAATCTGCGCCTCGAACATTGGATATGTACAAATTACTTGGTTTGAACACAATCCCCCTGGCGTTATACAAAGGAAGTATCGATCAGGCCAAGGCAACCGAATTAAAAGAACTCCTGGAGACAAATTCGTGA
- the panD gene encoding aspartate 1-decarboxylase, with protein MLKSKLHRARVTRCNLDYEGSITIDRDLLKVADILPFEQVQVLNLNNGARFATYAIEGEAGSGEIGLNGAAARCACKGDTVIILTYDQVAEEQLSSHMPKLVYVDENNRIVIVKHALGAISF; from the coding sequence ATGTTAAAAAGCAAACTACATCGTGCTCGGGTTACCCGCTGCAATCTGGATTACGAAGGAAGCATAACAATCGATCGTGATCTCTTGAAGGTCGCAGATATCTTACCTTTCGAACAGGTCCAGGTCTTGAACTTGAACAACGGCGCAAGGTTCGCTACATATGCCATTGAAGGTGAAGCCGGTAGCGGCGAGATCGGTCTCAATGGAGCTGCCGCCCGCTGCGCCTGCAAAGGCGATACGGTCATCATTCTGACCTATGATCAGGTTGCCGAGGAACAACTCTCTAGCCACATGCCAAAACTGGTATATGTAGATGAGAACAACCGGATCGTCATTGTAAAACATGCCTTAGGCGCTATCTCATTTTAG
- the panB gene encoding 3-methyl-2-oxobutanoate hydroxymethyltransferase, producing MRTTIQQIKDFKLKGEKFAVLTAYDYPTAQIVDRCGIPVILVGDSLGNVVLGYDSTIPVTIDDMIHHTKAVVRGAQKAMVVGDMPFMTYQINIEDTLRNAARFLQEAGAQAVKLEGGVTVADKVKKLVVCGIPVMGHIGLTPQSINQLSGHKVQGRSIEAARRVLADAKALEEAGAFAVVLETIPAELAAFITSRISIPTIGIGAGLGCDGQVQVISDLLGLFTDFVPKHAGQYGTLAQLMSKGIADYANDVINGSFPAAQHSFTMDPAVIDELRHENS from the coding sequence ATGAGAACAACGATCCAGCAGATCAAGGATTTCAAGCTCAAGGGCGAAAAATTCGCCGTTCTCACGGCGTACGACTATCCAACCGCGCAGATTGTCGACCGGTGCGGTATCCCGGTTATCCTAGTTGGCGACAGTTTGGGAAACGTGGTGCTCGGCTACGACTCCACCATTCCCGTAACAATAGATGACATGATCCACCACACCAAAGCGGTAGTCCGCGGAGCGCAAAAAGCCATGGTGGTCGGTGATATGCCTTTTATGACGTACCAGATAAACATTGAGGACACGCTGCGTAATGCCGCACGATTTCTCCAAGAGGCCGGAGCACAGGCGGTCAAGCTCGAAGGGGGCGTTACTGTCGCCGATAAAGTCAAGAAATTGGTCGTTTGCGGCATCCCGGTAATGGGGCATATAGGGCTGACACCTCAATCTATCAATCAATTGAGCGGGCATAAAGTACAGGGACGGAGCATTGAAGCGGCGCGAAGGGTTCTGGCAGACGCCAAGGCTCTTGAAGAAGCCGGTGCTTTCGCTGTTGTCCTCGAGACAATTCCGGCGGAACTCGCTGCATTTATTACTTCCAGGATCAGCATACCGACTATAGGAATCGGTGCCGGGCTTGGGTGTGACGGCCAGGTGCAGGTTATCTCCGATTTGCTGGGATTGTTCACGGACTTTGTGCCCAAACATGCTGGGCAGTATGGGACATTGGCTCAATTGATGTCAAAAGGAATCGCCGATTATGCAAATGACGTCATAAACGGTTCATTCCCAGCTGCACAACATAGTTTTACCATGGACCCCGCAGTTATAGATGAACTACGCCATGAAAATTCTTAG
- the panC gene encoding pantoate--beta-alanine ligase — MKILRSIPELKAYREKLVDSVGFVPTMGFLHDGHLSLVRQSKADCDHSIVSIFVNPPQFGPNEDFNSYPRDIDHDLAMLDAAGADAAFLPSVDEMYPEGADTFVVPGKIAERLEGAVRPGHFRGVATVVLKLFNLIQAQKAYFGQKDAQQVAVLKKMVADLNVTVELVVMPIIREKDGLAMSSRNTYLSPEERQAATVLYRSLKFGESLISAGEQHADVVKQKMIDFISADKLARIDYVSIADQASLEEQTIIGKPALISLAVRIGRTRLIDNSVV; from the coding sequence ATGAAAATTCTTAGATCTATTCCGGAACTCAAAGCCTATCGAGAAAAGCTCGTCGATTCCGTCGGCTTCGTGCCAACGATGGGTTTTCTTCACGATGGGCATCTTTCTCTGGTGCGTCAATCCAAAGCAGATTGCGATCACTCTATTGTGAGCATCTTCGTAAACCCCCCCCAGTTTGGACCGAACGAGGACTTCAACTCATACCCTCGCGATATCGATCATGATCTGGCAATGTTAGACGCAGCGGGTGCTGATGCCGCATTTCTTCCCTCAGTCGATGAAATGTACCCGGAAGGTGCGGATACATTCGTCGTTCCCGGCAAGATCGCCGAAAGGCTCGAAGGCGCTGTCCGCCCGGGTCATTTCAGGGGTGTAGCTACGGTCGTTCTTAAACTATTCAACCTCATACAAGCCCAAAAAGCCTATTTCGGGCAGAAAGATGCGCAACAGGTCGCTGTTCTCAAGAAGATGGTGGCCGACCTGAACGTTACGGTTGAATTGGTCGTGATGCCGATCATCAGGGAAAAAGATGGGCTAGCGATGAGCAGCCGAAATACTTATTTAAGCCCGGAAGAGCGCCAAGCTGCAACCGTGTTGTATCGGTCATTGAAGTTCGGTGAAAGCCTGATTAGCGCAGGCGAGCAACATGCGGATGTTGTGAAACAGAAGATGATTGATTTTATCTCAGCTGACAAGTTGGCTCGAATCGATTACGTTAGTATAGCCGATCAAGCCAGCTTAGAGGAGCAAACTATAATCGGGAAACCAGCTTTGATCTCTTTAGCTGTGCGGATCGGGCGAACCAGGCTGATCGATAACTCCGTTGTTTAA
- a CDS encoding ABC transporter ATP-binding protein, translated as MNLLTIAYTGIKVTPNTMTANDVVSVNNVSFKYGHLKVIDELSLDIPKGQAFGLLGPNGAGKTTLIRLMSGLLQPDQGAIRIVGEPLTRQRSSIIGYMPQTPSVYQELSVRQNVEFFAKIYGMIEGPRRKSRVDEVIKIVDLWEKRDTSAHELSGGMRQRLSLACAIVHNPPIIFLDEPTVGLDPELRVHFWDYFRKLTAAGHTLIISSHTMDDATHCDCLAFLRGGKVIARGSPCDLIIATSDPKANLEDAFLYFIRKGAENHA; from the coding sequence TTGAATCTATTGACAATAGCCTACACTGGTATTAAAGTGACACCCAATACCATGACTGCGAACGATGTCGTCTCCGTAAATAACGTCAGCTTCAAATACGGTCATCTCAAAGTCATCGATGAACTGTCTCTGGACATCCCAAAGGGCCAAGCCTTCGGCCTGCTTGGACCCAACGGCGCCGGTAAGACTACACTGATCAGATTGATGTCGGGATTGCTTCAACCCGACCAAGGAGCAATTCGCATTGTTGGTGAACCTTTAACCCGGCAGAGGTCCTCGATCATTGGGTACATGCCCCAGACTCCCTCGGTCTACCAGGAACTGTCCGTACGACAAAACGTCGAATTCTTCGCCAAAATCTATGGAATGATCGAAGGACCAAGGAGAAAATCGCGCGTCGATGAGGTTATCAAGATAGTCGATTTGTGGGAGAAGCGCGATACCAGCGCGCATGAGCTTTCGGGAGGCATGCGGCAACGTTTAAGCCTGGCATGCGCCATCGTTCACAATCCTCCAATCATCTTCCTTGACGAACCGACCGTTGGTCTTGACCCGGAATTACGTGTCCACTTCTGGGATTATTTCCGGAAACTTACGGCCGCTGGGCACACTTTGATAATTTCCAGCCACACAATGGATGATGCGACTCATTGCGACTGCCTGGCATTTCTTCGCGGCGGAAAGGTTATCGCCCGCGGATCGCCCTGTGATCTTATTATTGCCACCAGCGACCCAAAAGCGAACCTTGAAGACGCATTTCTGTATTTCATTCGTAAAGGCGCCGAGAATCATGCCTAG
- a CDS encoding ABC transporter permease, with the protein MPRLALAIAQRVITQLRRDHRTLGLIIVVPVVVMTLIGYSMPNRNAQLELTAPALIAMMALFFSFLLTGISFLRERSQGTMERLMVSPVSRTDIVLGYLLGFMIFALIQTLIIFFFTVWIFDVPYKGALWEILVFQMAIVIGSVTLGIFISTFAKNEFQMVQFIPLIIVPQVFLGGVLWPVEQMNGFLQGVSKILPLTYAVDGLRNIMRQGESLGGVGGDLAFLLGFAVFTSILAALTLRRRAGG; encoded by the coding sequence ATGCCTAGGTTGGCTTTGGCAATCGCTCAACGAGTGATAACCCAGTTACGCCGCGACCATCGGACACTGGGGTTGATAATCGTTGTCCCCGTGGTCGTGATGACGCTTATCGGTTACAGTATGCCCAACAGAAATGCCCAATTGGAACTCACGGCTCCTGCGTTGATCGCTATGATGGCTCTATTCTTCAGTTTCTTACTCACCGGCATCAGTTTCTTGCGCGAGCGTTCTCAGGGTACCATGGAACGGCTGATGGTATCGCCCGTCTCCAGAACCGATATTGTCTTGGGATATTTGCTTGGTTTCATGATCTTTGCCCTGATTCAGACACTCATCATCTTCTTCTTTACCGTATGGATATTCGACGTTCCCTATAAAGGAGCCCTTTGGGAGATACTGGTCTTCCAGATGGCTATCGTTATCGGGTCGGTGACATTGGGCATATTCATCTCCACCTTTGCCAAGAACGAATTCCAGATGGTCCAGTTCATACCCCTTATTATTGTGCCGCAAGTATTTTTAGGCGGGGTGCTGTGGCCAGTGGAGCAAATGAACGGCTTCTTGCAGGGAGTTTCCAAAATCCTTCCTTTGACCTACGCCGTTGATGGCTTGCGCAACATCATGCGCCAGGGTGAATCCCTTGGTGGTGTCGGTGGTGATCTGGCCTTTCTGCTTGGTTTTGCTGTATTCACCTCCATCCTCGCCGCCCTGACACTCAGGCGCCGGGCAGGGGGTTGA
- a CDS encoding sensor histidine kinase, whose amino-acid sequence MQDPSSFTQAMRFGGRLRLYLNLYRALALVIAASQLNVNGIESPLSSAVIFWGVTGYTLFKFITPASPKRYLAGQLLLALDLLFCGFLIWLTGGVSSPFLLYTLSPVLTASLFYSSYLAMTVGVASVLDVLLAQLVAPVSSASFNATEISYFLIYIAAVSLAASLPYLVNVNLQQRLEKEFVTEERQRLSREIHDGTVQTLSAINWQAQIIERELKRRGIQMNEVDKLLRLVEESRIEALESLELLRKYSGAGQMMSHLKNYLYHLKQDAGINYRINLPETEPSLPPHIELQLLRICQEAMNNIRKHAEAKNINFEMIRRDGHLCVSIQDDGKGFDVGQYYHGHSRHGHGLNVMKERAISAGGGLKIFSMPGKGTTLTVDIPLERN is encoded by the coding sequence ATGCAGGATCCATCCTCATTCACTCAAGCGATGAGATTCGGCGGCAGATTAAGGTTATACCTGAATCTGTATCGGGCGCTTGCTCTGGTTATCGCAGCCAGCCAGTTAAATGTAAATGGAATCGAATCGCCCCTATCGTCCGCAGTCATATTTTGGGGAGTGACCGGTTATACCCTTTTTAAGTTCATCACGCCTGCTTCCCCCAAACGATACCTAGCAGGCCAACTGCTTCTTGCCCTCGACCTTTTGTTTTGTGGTTTTTTAATTTGGCTTACTGGAGGCGTGAGCAGTCCATTCCTTTTATACACATTGTCACCTGTCTTGACGGCCTCCCTGTTCTATTCTTCATATCTGGCGATGACTGTCGGCGTCGCCTCTGTTTTAGACGTTTTGCTCGCTCAACTCGTGGCGCCAGTATCAAGCGCCAGTTTCAATGCAACCGAAATCAGCTACTTTTTGATTTATATTGCCGCGGTAAGCCTGGCCGCTTCGTTGCCCTACCTGGTGAACGTCAACCTTCAGCAGCGCCTGGAAAAAGAATTCGTCACTGAAGAGAGACAACGGTTGTCTCGCGAGATTCACGACGGCACCGTTCAGACGCTTTCGGCTATAAATTGGCAGGCTCAGATAATCGAACGGGAACTTAAACGGCGCGGCATCCAGATGAATGAGGTCGATAAGCTTCTTCGTCTCGTTGAAGAATCAAGAATCGAAGCCCTGGAGTCATTGGAGTTGCTTCGAAAATATTCCGGCGCCGGACAGATGATGTCTCACCTCAAGAATTACCTCTATCATTTGAAACAGGATGCTGGCATTAATTACAGAATTAACCTTCCGGAGACAGAACCCTCGCTGCCGCCGCATATCGAACTGCAGCTATTGCGGATCTGCCAGGAAGCAATGAACAATATTCGTAAACACGCGGAAGCTAAAAATATCAATTTTGAGATGATTCGGCGCGACGGGCACCTTTGTGTGTCTATTCAAGACGATGGAAAGGGTTTCGACGTCGGCCAATATTATCACGGGCACTCACGGCATGGTCATGGCTTGAACGTGATGAAGGAACGGGCTATTTCAGCGGGGGGCGGCCTGAAAATCTTCAGTATGCCGGGAAAGGGAACCACATTGACCGTCGATATTCCATTGGAGAGGAACTAA
- a CDS encoding response regulator: MSENTRILIVDDHAIVRSGLTSILAGEEKMHIIGEAADGNEAIAKSTALQPDVILLDILMPRCTGLEALPVIREKAPGARILMLTVSAEEKDLFTALKYGAQGYLLKGSGITDVVSAIRRVANGEVILSPQMAGSLVSEFRQRQANKEDIDLSPREMEVLKLVGDGLTNSEIAEKMFLGESTVRTYLSRLLDKLQLRNRAAAVAYATRRGISSNK; encoded by the coding sequence ATGTCTGAAAACACTCGCATACTTATTGTTGACGACCACGCGATTGTCAGAAGCGGTCTTACTTCGATCCTGGCAGGCGAAGAAAAAATGCACATCATTGGCGAAGCAGCGGATGGGAATGAGGCCATTGCTAAATCCACCGCGTTGCAACCCGATGTCATTCTTCTGGATATTTTGATGCCCCGGTGCACGGGTCTTGAGGCATTGCCGGTAATTAGGGAAAAGGCGCCTGGGGCCAGGATACTAATGCTCACCGTGTCTGCAGAGGAAAAAGATCTTTTTACCGCATTGAAATACGGCGCCCAGGGTTATCTCCTAAAAGGATCAGGGATCACAGATGTTGTTTCAGCCATCAGGCGGGTGGCAAACGGTGAGGTTATTCTCTCGCCCCAGATGGCAGGGTCACTGGTGTCAGAATTCCGGCAGCGTCAGGCAAACAAGGAAGATATCGACTTATCTCCCAGGGAAATGGAAGTCTTGAAGCTAGTCGGAGACGGTCTTACCAACTCCGAAATTGCTGAGAAAATGTTCCTTGGAGAAAGCACGGTCCGTACCTATTTATCGCGGCTCTTGGATAAGCTCCAGCTTCGAAACCGGGCGGCGGCGGTTGCCTACGCAACCAGGCGGGGCATCTCGTCAAATAAATAA